The Carnobacterium sp. 17-4 genome has a window encoding:
- a CDS encoding amino acid ABC transporter ATP-binding protein, with translation MTKVKVEHLKKNFGSLEVLKDLNVEVQEGEVVCIIGPSGSGKSTFLRCLNALEEITGGKVIIDDFDLTDPKQDINKVRENIGMVFQQFNLFPHLTVIENITLAPKELKKDSTDAIKKRALELLETVGLSEKANDYPKSLSGGQKQRVAIARALAMNPDIMLFDEPTSALDPEMVGDVLEVMQKLAEQGMTMLVVTHEMGFAKEVADRVIFMDGGYIVEEGKPEQLFNHPQHERTKNFLEKVLV, from the coding sequence CTTGAATGTTGAAGTTCAAGAAGGAGAAGTTGTTTGTATCATCGGACCTTCTGGATCTGGTAAAAGTACGTTTCTCCGCTGTCTGAATGCTTTGGAAGAAATTACGGGTGGTAAAGTGATTATTGATGACTTTGATCTCACTGATCCAAAACAAGACATCAATAAAGTACGGGAAAATATTGGAATGGTTTTTCAACAGTTTAATTTATTCCCTCATCTAACCGTTATAGAAAATATTACATTAGCACCTAAAGAACTCAAAAAGGATTCTACTGACGCTATTAAAAAACGTGCACTAGAATTATTGGAAACAGTTGGTCTTTCTGAAAAAGCGAATGATTACCCTAAATCATTATCTGGTGGACAGAAGCAACGTGTTGCTATTGCACGTGCTTTAGCAATGAATCCAGATATTATGTTGTTCGATGAACCTACAAGTGCTCTTGATCCAGAAATGGTTGGCGATGTGTTAGAAGTCATGCAAAAGCTGGCTGAACAAGGCATGACTATGTTAGTCGTAACACATGAAATGGGCTTCGCTAAAGAAGTTGCCGATCGCGTGATTTTCATGGATGGCGGATACATTGTTGAAGAAGGCAAACCTGAACAACTCTTTAACCATCCTCAACATGAACGAACAAAGAACTTTTTAGAAAAAGTTTTAGTTTAA
- a CDS encoding YhgE/Pip domain-containing protein, which translates to MDMLKMEWKKLVSNKMLLISCMVMLFIPIMYAGFFLKSNWDPYGNTDKLSVAVVNLDHAVDYQGKQLDIGSDVVDKLKKNDALDWHFVSQEEAQMGLENREYYMVMTLPTDFSTDAATLMETNPEKMTIDYETNGSLNYIGEVISKSAAKDVKAEVSANVTKAYTEAIFEQLGTIGTGFSEAAEGAGEIDEGTGKVADGSQELTKNLEKLSSSTLTFEEGTQTLEVGLKEYTAGVAQVNNGADQLNNGINQLSSKVKPLENGGALLENGSTELTNGLKTYTGGVSKLADGTKVLNANSSALQAGTVEVSNGVDQVKSGSDQLLTGLNQLSSELDKSLSNENAEQLKFLMENLSSMNEGIQKLDAVLDVQAESTDFSGIQTNLQQSGVSLNEVAQDIGKTGEDLTKVKAEVDVLEGTIKADNEATISALRDTTAFDSLTTEQQAELLDAVETATEQKNTELTTVKNQLGITSEDITNTAIATNETGTSLTDLQTELAAVSGLTDQLTELKTQVDTLAQSSNKLLPPTNQAMNELITGLTGIQSALERQGTNSDKGIIQGMTELNQGLAAIQSGLSGENGLVDGVTNYTNGVNSLQTGADELNANSTALNTGSEQLNSGIGQLSSQLPNLIAGIDQLSSGANQLAQGTSLLNENSASLTNGATSLADGSTQLRDGSQALSSGSQTLGNGINSLKDGTSQLSTSLLEGSTKVNEVDATDKTMDMFANPIELKQKKYSEVPNYGAALAPYIMSMALYIGAVVFTTIYPVRKRALEGRSGFEWWLSKVSVAILIATLMAVLECGILLMIGLDVLFIGKFFLLAVLTSLAFMSIVLTLVVALDNVGRFLAMVLLVLQLGGSGGTFPIPLTNGFFQSIHLLLPMTYSVYGFRQAISNGLGNDIYWHANFVMIGIILLFNGLLIVTMHISQKKSQKNEENKLDETIKA; encoded by the coding sequence ATGGACATGTTAAAAATGGAATGGAAGAAATTAGTCTCTAATAAAATGTTGCTGATTTCTTGTATGGTTATGTTATTTATACCTATTATGTATGCTGGATTCTTTTTGAAATCTAACTGGGATCCTTATGGCAATACAGATAAATTATCTGTGGCTGTAGTGAATTTAGATCACGCTGTTGATTATCAAGGAAAACAGCTTGATATCGGATCTGATGTTGTTGATAAACTCAAGAAGAATGATGCATTGGATTGGCACTTTGTGTCTCAAGAAGAAGCGCAAATGGGCTTAGAAAATCGTGAGTATTATATGGTAATGACATTACCAACAGATTTTTCAACAGATGCGGCTACATTGATGGAGACGAATCCAGAAAAAATGACAATCGACTATGAAACAAACGGGTCATTAAATTATATTGGAGAAGTCATTAGTAAATCTGCTGCAAAAGATGTTAAGGCAGAGGTATCTGCTAATGTAACAAAAGCTTATACCGAAGCAATTTTTGAACAATTAGGTACAATTGGAACAGGTTTTTCAGAAGCTGCTGAGGGAGCTGGAGAAATTGATGAGGGAACTGGGAAAGTAGCCGATGGAAGCCAAGAATTAACAAAAAATCTAGAAAAGCTATCTTCAAGTACGTTAACATTTGAAGAAGGAACCCAAACGCTGGAAGTTGGACTAAAAGAATACACAGCTGGAGTGGCTCAAGTAAACAATGGAGCAGACCAACTGAATAATGGAATCAATCAACTATCTTCAAAAGTAAAACCACTAGAAAATGGGGGGGCTCTTTTAGAGAATGGTTCAACAGAACTCACAAATGGACTGAAAACTTATACTGGTGGCGTTTCAAAACTTGCTGATGGAACAAAAGTCTTGAACGCAAATTCTTCAGCCTTACAAGCAGGAACAGTTGAAGTCAGTAATGGTGTTGATCAAGTTAAATCGGGTAGCGACCAATTGTTAACTGGTTTAAACCAACTTTCTTCAGAATTAGATAAAAGTTTATCAAATGAAAATGCTGAGCAGCTGAAATTTTTAATGGAAAACTTGTCCTCAATGAACGAAGGGATTCAAAAGTTAGATGCTGTTCTTGATGTGCAAGCGGAGAGTACTGACTTTAGCGGCATTCAAACGAACTTACAACAATCTGGTGTAAGCTTAAATGAAGTTGCTCAAGATATCGGGAAAACGGGAGAAGATTTAACTAAAGTAAAGGCTGAAGTTGATGTACTGGAAGGAACGATTAAAGCAGACAATGAAGCTACAATTTCAGCATTACGTGATACAACTGCTTTTGATAGTCTAACTACTGAACAACAAGCTGAATTGCTGGATGCAGTAGAGACAGCAACTGAACAAAAAAATACAGAACTAACTACTGTTAAAAATCAACTAGGTATTACAAGTGAAGATATAACTAATACAGCAATAGCTACAAATGAAACGGGTACTTCGTTAACCGATTTGCAGACAGAATTAGCTGCCGTTAGTGGGCTTACGGACCAATTAACTGAACTAAAAACGCAAGTAGATACATTGGCTCAAAGTTCAAACAAGCTATTGCCACCAACCAATCAAGCAATGAATGAGCTGATTACAGGTTTAACTGGTATTCAATCAGCCTTGGAACGACAAGGGACCAACTCAGATAAAGGAATCATTCAAGGGATGACTGAATTGAATCAAGGTTTAGCAGCCATTCAGAGTGGTTTGTCAGGAGAAAATGGTCTAGTAGACGGAGTAACAAACTATACAAATGGAGTGAACTCCTTACAAACTGGAGCAGATGAACTAAATGCAAATTCAACAGCATTAAATACGGGATCTGAACAATTAAACAGCGGTATAGGACAATTATCCTCTCAATTACCAAACCTTATTGCGGGAATCGATCAGTTGAGCAGTGGGGCAAATCAATTAGCCCAGGGAACGTCTCTTTTGAACGAAAATTCGGCTAGTTTAACTAATGGTGCAACAAGCTTAGCAGATGGCTCGACACAGCTTAGAGATGGTTCACAAGCACTGAGCAGTGGGTCTCAAACATTAGGCAACGGAATCAACTCGCTAAAAGATGGAACTAGTCAATTATCAACTAGTTTATTGGAAGGTTCCACAAAAGTTAATGAAGTAGATGCAACGGATAAAACAATGGATATGTTTGCAAATCCAATTGAATTAAAACAAAAAAAATATAGTGAAGTACCAAATTATGGTGCTGCATTAGCGCCTTATATTATGTCAATGGCACTGTATATTGGAGCAGTTGTCTTTACTACAATCTATCCTGTACGTAAGAGGGCACTTGAAGGTAGATCCGGTTTTGAGTGGTGGCTAAGCAAAGTTTCTGTAGCTATACTTATAGCAACCTTGATGGCTGTATTGGAATGTGGCATCTTACTAATGATCGGATTAGATGTTTTATTTATAGGGAAATTCTTCTTATTAGCTGTACTAACTTCCTTAGCATTTATGTCTATTGTATTAACTTTAGTAGTAGCACTAGATAATGTTGGGCGCTTTTTAGCAATGGTATTACTCGTCTTGCAATTAGGTGGCTCTGGTGGAACGTTCCCTATTCCATTGACGAATGGGTTCTTCCAGTCTATTCACTTATTATTGCCAATGACATACTCCGTTTATGGATTTAGGCAAGCAATCAGCAACGGTCTAGGAAATGACATTTATTGGCATGCTAACTTTGTGATGATTGGGATTATTCTTCTTTTCAATGGTTTATTGATTGTAACGATGCATATCTCACAAAAAAAGAGTCAAAAGAATGAAGAAAATAAATTAGATGAAACAATTAAAGCTTAA
- a CDS encoding Rrf2 family transcriptional regulator, whose translation MKLTKGLEQAICILAMLSTQDNYIPITSHVLNSRLKGTSHSYIRKIIRKLVVSGLATSIPGSNGGFILAKKPEKINLLEIVEALEGKIVTYPNSGMINQVFSDVGEPASNGEKTLVTTFEEADKQYTNFLKRQTLDQLIWSSIGKNEMPAIDWNKK comes from the coding sequence ATGAAGTTAACAAAAGGTTTGGAGCAAGCAATCTGCATATTAGCCATGCTTTCTACTCAAGATAATTATATTCCAATTACTTCGCATGTATTAAATAGTCGTTTAAAAGGAACATCTCATTCTTATATCAGAAAAATTATTCGAAAGTTAGTTGTTAGCGGATTAGCAACATCAATTCCTGGAAGCAATGGCGGTTTTATATTAGCCAAAAAACCTGAAAAGATAAACTTACTGGAAATTGTTGAAGCATTAGAAGGTAAGATTGTCACTTATCCAAACTCAGGAATGATTAACCAGGTTTTCTCAGATGTAGGCGAACCAGCTAGTAATGGAGAAAAAACCTTAGTAACGACTTTTGAAGAGGCAGATAAGCAATACACAAATTTTCTGAAGCGTCAGACGTTAGATCAGCTTATTTGGTCATCAATAGGAAAAAATGAAATGCCTGCTATTGACTGGAATAAAAAATAA
- a CDS encoding iron-sulfur cluster biosynthesis family protein, protein MFLDITELAQQKIKQTCSHHKGQLVFYYESRIGCTCGNNGIFLLKITQQNDSELDATLASSLGNLPIQGWSLPFLDDQMKLDYNSSKHALIFRSDSGLINDNVLIINDANEPIS, encoded by the coding sequence ATGTTTTTGGACATAACTGAACTCGCTCAACAAAAAATTAAACAGACTTGCTCTCATCACAAGGGACAACTGGTATTTTATTATGAATCTAGAATCGGCTGTACGTGTGGAAATAATGGTATTTTCTTATTAAAAATCACTCAGCAAAACGATTCTGAGTTAGATGCAACTTTAGCCTCTTCTTTAGGTAACTTGCCTATTCAAGGATGGAGCCTTCCTTTTTTAGATGACCAAATGAAACTGGATTACAATTCCTCTAAACATGCCTTAATTTTTCGCAGTGACAGTGGTTTGATCAATGACAATGTCTTGATCATTAACGATGCCAATGAACCGATTTCTTAA
- a CDS encoding iron-sulfur cluster biosynthesis family protein gives MFLTLTDTAIERLKKIQEQHSGQIALYYNRITGGYACGIVGTFSLKLLTSPSEELNDTIDSTIGKIAVQKERLNDLSENVVLDYKKSKNSLILRSDAGLINDDVTVLDNDNNKLF, from the coding sequence ATGTTTTTAACACTAACGGATACTGCAATAGAACGTTTGAAGAAGATTCAAGAACAACATTCGGGGCAAATAGCTTTATACTATAACCGCATCACTGGTGGATATGCTTGTGGAATTGTGGGCACTTTCTCACTAAAATTGCTTACTAGTCCTAGTGAAGAGTTGAATGACACCATCGATTCAACGATTGGAAAAATAGCCGTTCAAAAAGAACGTTTAAATGACTTATCAGAAAATGTTGTTTTGGATTACAAAAAATCAAAGAATAGTTTAATTTTAAGAAGTGACGCTGGGTTAATAAACGATGACGTCACGGTTCTTGATAACGATAATAATAAACTATTTTAA
- the uvrC gene encoding excinuclease ABC subunit UvrC, with product MVSTHINNKLLLLPDLPGCYLMKNKENEIIYIGKAKSLKKRVRSYFRGTHEGKTQLLVEEIVDFETIITSTDKECLLLEITLIKKHLPKYNIKLKQGTSYPYLKITNEKDPQLIITSEVKRDGGHYFGPYPNVYAASETQQFIQKVYPLRKCNGYQKRACLYYHLGQCIGPCDHEIPKEEYDAQIDKIRRFLNGDVKEIKKILKSKMMKAAEELAFERAAEYRNQIQYIETTVERQNIITNDFTTRDVFSYYMNKGWISIQVFFIRQATLIKREATIFPCYDTPQEELASYIVQFYQEDNHLLPREVLVPNGVDTKTLSEVLEIPVKVPIQGRKKDMLDLATKNSEISLNEKFQLIEMDDRKTIGAIKELSEALSLPLVSRIEAFDHSNIQGTNPVSAMVSFLDGKPDKSNYRKYKIKSVSGSNELATTEEVIRRRYTRLLKEGRPLPDLILMDGGKIQVNGAINILENELGLSIPVAGMVKDDKHRTSSLIFGEDLQKVTLKPTSQAFYLVQRIQDEVHRFAITFHRQLRGKNSLSSKLDRIEGVGPKTRTKILKHFKSVKNVKEASVEEINGLGIPLKTAVRIKEGLE from the coding sequence ATGGTTAGTACACATATTAATAATAAACTGCTGTTGCTTCCTGATTTACCAGGATGCTATTTAATGAAGAATAAAGAAAATGAAATCATTTATATTGGCAAAGCCAAAAGTTTGAAAAAGAGGGTTCGATCTTATTTTAGAGGAACACATGAAGGCAAAACCCAATTGTTAGTTGAAGAAATTGTTGATTTTGAAACCATTATCACCTCAACTGATAAAGAGTGTTTATTGCTTGAAATTACCTTAATAAAAAAACACTTACCAAAATACAATATTAAATTAAAGCAAGGAACAAGTTATCCTTATTTAAAAATTACAAATGAAAAAGACCCACAACTTATTATTACGTCTGAAGTAAAAAGAGATGGAGGGCATTATTTCGGTCCTTATCCAAATGTATATGCAGCGAGTGAGACTCAACAGTTTATCCAAAAAGTTTATCCGTTGAGAAAATGCAACGGGTATCAAAAGAGAGCTTGTTTGTACTACCATCTTGGGCAATGTATTGGCCCTTGTGATCATGAGATTCCCAAAGAAGAGTATGATGCTCAAATCGACAAAATTAGACGGTTCTTGAACGGTGATGTAAAAGAAATAAAAAAAATATTGAAAAGTAAAATGATGAAAGCAGCTGAAGAACTGGCTTTTGAACGAGCAGCTGAATATCGCAATCAAATTCAATACATTGAAACAACTGTAGAAAGACAAAATATTATTACTAATGATTTTACGACTAGAGATGTTTTCAGCTATTACATGAATAAAGGCTGGATTTCCATTCAAGTATTCTTTATTCGACAAGCTACGTTAATTAAACGAGAAGCGACTATTTTTCCTTGCTACGATACACCTCAAGAAGAATTAGCCTCTTATATTGTTCAATTTTATCAAGAAGACAATCATCTACTTCCTAGAGAAGTATTGGTTCCAAACGGTGTAGATACAAAAACGTTATCGGAAGTATTGGAAATTCCAGTCAAAGTTCCCATCCAAGGACGTAAAAAGGATATGTTGGATCTAGCGACAAAAAATAGTGAAATATCGTTAAATGAAAAATTTCAATTGATTGAGATGGATGATCGCAAAACAATCGGGGCGATTAAAGAGCTGTCAGAAGCATTAAGTTTACCTTTAGTCAGCCGTATTGAAGCTTTTGATCACTCTAACATTCAAGGAACAAACCCAGTTTCAGCCATGGTTTCTTTTCTAGATGGAAAGCCAGATAAAAGTAATTATCGAAAATACAAAATAAAAAGTGTTTCTGGTAGTAATGAATTGGCAACAACTGAAGAAGTTATTCGTAGACGTTACACACGGCTTTTAAAAGAAGGCAGACCTTTACCTGATTTGATTTTAATGGATGGTGGAAAAATTCAAGTTAATGGAGCGATTAATATCTTGGAAAATGAACTTGGGTTATCCATTCCAGTAGCAGGTATGGTGAAGGATGATAAACATAGAACCTCTTCGCTTATTTTTGGTGAGGACCTTCAAAAAGTGACGCTTAAACCAACAAGTCAAGCATTTTACCTTGTTCAACGAATTCAAGATGAGGTTCACCGCTTTGCAATTACATTCCATCGTCAATTACGCGGGAAGAATAGTTTATCCTCTAAATTGGATCGTATCGAAGGTGTTGGACCAAAAACACGTACAAAAATACTAAAACATTTTAAATCGGTTAAAAATGTAAAAGAAGCCAGTGTGGAAGAAATTAATGGCCTTGGTATTCCGCTAAAAACTGCTGTGAGAATCAAAGAAGGTCTAGAATAA
- a CDS encoding 3D domain-containing protein, with amino-acid sequence MRIKKLVSSLMLALLLVNVIPTVGFAATLDEIESQQNTKEKEMAEIDSQINKALTKVNEKNSELEELTTQIEVLKETVQATSATVSEQEEVVKERLDQAKERILSMQTTEVNQNVVVSLFESESVTDLFNRAYVLVTLQSAGNDQLEVAEDEKQELADLKKELENDLALLENQTVEAKEQKVELDTQVASLQETMDENQVILNELDEQRELEESRIAAAEEKAAEETKAKEEQAAADKAAAEAEATLATKTEKESAVVKTTATEPSNNQTEIKKTEPTVETKKAATTKPAESTETSSKGKSIVVSATGYSTKQANLSTHTATGINLESNPMVIAVDPRVIPLGSMVEIPGYGIFIAGDTGGAIKGSKIDIHFPSVQQANNFGRKTITINILN; translated from the coding sequence GTGAGAATAAAAAAACTAGTTTCTAGCCTTATGTTGGCTTTATTATTGGTTAATGTCATTCCGACCGTTGGTTTTGCAGCGACATTAGATGAAATTGAATCGCAACAGAATACAAAAGAAAAAGAGATGGCAGAAATTGATAGTCAAATTAATAAAGCATTAACTAAGGTAAATGAAAAAAATAGTGAGCTAGAAGAATTAACTACTCAAATTGAAGTTTTAAAAGAGACCGTTCAAGCAACAAGTGCAACAGTTTCAGAACAAGAAGAGGTTGTTAAAGAACGATTGGATCAAGCAAAAGAACGAATCTTATCGATGCAAACAACAGAAGTAAATCAAAACGTAGTAGTGTCATTATTTGAATCTGAAAGTGTTACAGACTTATTTAATCGTGCTTATGTTTTAGTTACTCTACAATCAGCAGGAAATGATCAATTGGAAGTAGCTGAAGATGAAAAACAAGAATTAGCAGACTTAAAAAAAGAATTAGAAAATGATTTAGCTTTATTGGAAAATCAAACAGTAGAAGCTAAGGAACAAAAAGTAGAACTAGATACACAAGTCGCAAGTCTTCAAGAAACAATGGATGAAAATCAAGTGATTTTAAATGAGTTAGATGAACAACGTGAATTAGAAGAATCAAGAATTGCCGCAGCAGAGGAAAAAGCAGCAGAAGAGACTAAGGCAAAAGAAGAACAAGCGGCAGCAGATAAAGCAGCTGCTGAAGCTGAGGCAACACTTGCAACAAAAACCGAAAAAGAATCAGCGGTAGTAAAAACAACTGCGACTGAACCATCAAACAATCAAACAGAAATCAAAAAAACAGAACCTACTGTTGAAACTAAAAAAGCAGCAACAACTAAACCTGCTGAAAGTACAGAAACGTCTTCAAAAGGAAAATCGATTGTTGTTTCTGCAACGGGCTATTCAACAAAACAAGCTAACTTAAGTACTCATACTGCAACAGGAATCAATCTAGAAAGCAATCCTATGGTTATAGCAGTAGACCCAAGAGTCATACCTTTAGGTTCTATGGTTGAAATACCAGGATATGGGATATTTATCGCCGGCGATACTGGTGGAGCAATAAAAGGAAGTAAAATCGATATTCATTTCCCAAGTGTTCAACAAGCCAATAATTTCGGTAGAAAAACAATTACAATCAATATTTTAAATTAA
- a CDS encoding nucleoside 2-deoxyribosyltransferase, with protein MSKKIYFASPLFSEMEKSYNEKLVLSIRETYSEIDVYVPQEQGEINDKNTYADSIAIAKYDTEALLASQLMVAVLDGSTIDVGVATEIGVAYQAGIPIIGLYTDARQQGAKNPQKLAALQEVAESQFSYVNLYTVGLIKMNGAIYSTSEDFITAINDYL; from the coding sequence ATGTCTAAAAAAATCTATTTTGCTAGTCCACTCTTCTCTGAGATGGAAAAAAGTTACAATGAAAAGCTTGTCCTTAGTATTAGAGAAACTTATTCAGAAATAGATGTTTATGTTCCTCAAGAACAAGGTGAAATAAATGATAAAAATACTTATGCTGATTCGATCGCTATAGCTAAATATGATACTGAGGCACTGCTAGCTAGCCAATTAATGGTAGCTGTCTTAGACGGTTCCACAATCGATGTCGGAGTTGCTACAGAAATTGGTGTTGCTTATCAAGCCGGAATTCCAATTATTGGTCTCTATACCGATGCTCGTCAACAAGGTGCTAAAAATCCTCAAAAATTAGCCGCTTTACAAGAAGTTGCAGAATCTCAATTCTCTTATGTCAATCTTTACACAGTTGGACTTATAAAAATGAATGGAGCTATTTATAGCACTTCAGAAGATTTTATTACGGCAATCAATGATTATTTGTAA
- the brnQ gene encoding branched-chain amino acid transport system II carrier protein translates to MKKGLTLSSYLYIGSMLFGLFFGAGNLIFPVHMGQVAGSNVSWATLGFLVTGIGLPFLGVIAIGLSKSNGLFDLASRIHPYYGYFMTVALYLTIGPFFALPRLSTVSYEIGITPYISANYQTLGLAIFSILFYGVALFLSLKPTKILIYVGKILNPIFLVFLGILILTAFIRPMGGIAEAPITGNYVNQPFVSGFLEGYNTMDALASLAFGIVVVQTIKNLGVTKPSEIAKDTVKSGLISIILMGIIYASLAYLGTMSVGQFPVSENGGIALTQISQFYFGSLGSVLLAAIVTVACLKTAIGLITACAETFKEMFPRSISYKAYVVVFSVLTTLVANVGLTNIIAYSLPVLMFLYPLAITLILLALLSPLFKDRQVVYVTTTLFTLVVSVADLFKALPKSVQSVNGVQEFLAFCNEYLPLFSIGMGWILPAAIGFVIGLFISWFTEPTTRVL, encoded by the coding sequence ATGAAAAAAGGATTAACATTGTCTTCCTATCTTTATATAGGATCCATGTTGTTCGGTTTGTTTTTTGGAGCTGGTAATTTAATATTTCCCGTTCACATGGGACAAGTGGCAGGTTCAAATGTAAGTTGGGCTACACTAGGGTTTCTAGTCACAGGTATAGGCTTGCCATTTTTAGGTGTAATTGCCATCGGGCTTTCCAAAAGTAATGGGTTATTTGATTTAGCTAGTCGCATTCATCCTTATTATGGCTATTTTATGACAGTAGCTTTATATTTAACAATTGGACCATTTTTTGCACTACCAAGGTTAAGTACGGTCTCTTATGAAATTGGGATAACACCGTATATCAGTGCAAACTATCAAACTTTAGGGTTAGCAATTTTTTCTATTTTATTTTATGGTGTCGCATTATTTCTCTCTTTAAAACCAACAAAAATTTTGATATATGTTGGTAAAATATTAAATCCGATCTTCTTGGTTTTTTTAGGTATTTTAATATTAACGGCATTTATTCGTCCAATGGGTGGGATAGCAGAAGCACCTATCACTGGTAACTATGTCAATCAACCTTTTGTTAGTGGGTTTCTTGAAGGGTATAATACAATGGATGCATTAGCTTCTCTTGCCTTTGGGATAGTCGTTGTTCAAACGATTAAAAATCTTGGGGTAACTAAACCAAGTGAGATAGCAAAAGACACGGTCAAATCTGGGCTGATCAGCATTATTTTAATGGGAATCATTTATGCTAGTTTAGCTTATTTAGGAACAATGAGTGTAGGACAATTCCCAGTTTCAGAAAATGGTGGAATTGCCTTAACACAAATCTCTCAATTTTATTTCGGTTCATTAGGTAGTGTGCTGCTAGCTGCGATTGTAACAGTGGCCTGTTTAAAAACAGCGATTGGTTTAATTACAGCTTGTGCGGAAACGTTTAAAGAAATGTTTCCTCGTTCGATCAGCTACAAAGCTTACGTTGTTGTATTTAGTGTTTTAACAACGCTAGTCGCTAATGTAGGTTTAACAAATATTATTGCTTACTCGTTACCGGTCTTAATGTTCTTATATCCATTAGCAATAACGCTGATTTTATTAGCTCTGTTGTCTCCATTATTTAAGGATAGACAAGTAGTCTATGTGACAACGACTTTATTTACTTTAGTGGTGAGTGTGGCAGATTTATTTAAAGCATTACCAAAAAGTGTTCAAAGCGTTAATGGAGTGCAAGAATTCTTAGCATTTTGCAATGAATATCTTCCATTATTCAGTATTGGAATGGGATGGATTCTTCCAGCTGCAATTGGTTTTGTAATTGGGTTATTCATCAGTTGGTTTACTGAACCAACAACTCGAGTTCTCTAA
- a CDS encoding amino acid ABC transporter permease: MSEIQWHYIFDPALAIDSFGYILKGLGYTLGISMVSMIFGTILGFLLAIMRMSTSKIVSMIARTYISFMRGTPTLVFLFILYFGFPFIGIQFKAVNAAIIGFSLSSAAYSAEIIRSSLHSVDHGQWEAAYALGLKWSFIMRKVIIPQAMRIAIPPMSNVFLDLIKGTSLAAMITVPEIFQQAKIVGGREFDYMTMYILVALIYWAICSVFTIFQNYLEKRTSLYID, translated from the coding sequence ATGTCTGAAATCCAATGGCACTATATTTTTGATCCTGCTTTGGCAATTGACAGCTTTGGTTATATTTTAAAAGGTTTAGGGTACACTTTAGGTATTTCAATGGTTAGTATGATTTTTGGTACGATACTTGGATTTTTATTGGCTATTATGCGGATGTCAACTAGTAAAATAGTAAGTATGATTGCGCGTACGTATATTTCGTTTATGAGAGGAACGCCAACTCTAGTCTTTTTATTTATTTTATATTTTGGCTTTCCTTTTATTGGGATCCAATTTAAAGCTGTAAATGCTGCTATCATTGGTTTTAGTCTGAGTTCTGCAGCATATAGTGCGGAAATCATTCGTTCTTCTTTGCATTCTGTTGATCATGGGCAATGGGAGGCTGCTTATGCTCTTGGGTTAAAATGGTCTTTTATTATGCGGAAAGTAATCATACCTCAAGCAATGAGGATCGCTATTCCACCAATGAGTAATGTTTTTCTTGACCTCATTAAAGGAACGTCCTTAGCAGCTATGATAACTGTTCCAGAAATTTTCCAGCAGGCCAAAATCGTTGGAGGACGAGAATTTGATTATATGACCATGTATATTTTAGTTGCTTTAATTTATTGGGCTATTTGTAGTGTGTTTACTATTTTTCAAAACTACTTAGAAAAGAGAACCTCTCTTTATATAGACTAA